In the genome of Actinomycetota bacterium, the window CGCGGCGGAGCGCACAACCTTTGGAGGTTTCCCGCAAGAGTGAATAGGGGTATGCTATTGATGTAGATGGCGAAATATTTCGTATGATATCGACTAATTAGGAACGGAATCAATTGATGACCAGCAAGGTGAGAGATCTCCGAAAAGGCCTGCGCATCAGCCGAAACGAGCTTGCACGCAGAGCCGGTCTTACCGCCCAGACAGTAGCTAGGGCAGAGAAGGGCGAGCCGGTGAGTGAGCTGACCCAGGAGAAGTTGTCCGCTGTGTTCGAGCTTCCTGTCGAGAGTG includes:
- a CDS encoding helix-turn-helix domain-containing protein, coding for MTSKVRDLRKGLRISRNELARRAGLTAQTVARAEKGEPVSELTQEKLSAVFELPVESVFPD